In Besnoitia besnoiti strain Bb-Ger1 chromosome IX, whole genome shotgun sequence, a single genomic region encodes these proteins:
- a CDS encoding hypothetical protein (encoded by transcript BESB_013730), translating to MEPWKQKVPPYLSLHGSNSLRGGKKTYNCNVLVDNWRNDRLDDRNDQRLTSERILHPLHPDVPQGSKYETNYRQSYDYEDWSRRPVHLSKYGILGHDDTGAESWTTESRSEYQSPRRRAAKLMAQGHWCYGKDIYPRMIHGRDDFLFAHPMAIHLSPTHRQEYVHALASRPPHERPPPELLRASAMPDQMPSSSSCADASNPQCAYAPERRGDPQRGASQYSEDYRSARSRPNAAKGEFRGEPRAASRYPGYQATGPDYSDFVGYAGLPPRAKLREF from the exons ATGGAGCCCTGGAAGCAGAAAGTTCCGCCCTACCTTTCCTTGCACGGTAGCAACTCGCTGAGAGGCGGGAAAAAAACTTACAACTGTAACGTCCTTGTCGACAACTG GCGAAACGATAGGCTGGACGACCGGAATGACCAGAGGTTGACGTCCGAGCGCATTCTGCACCCCCTGCACCCGGATGTGCCTCAAGGTTCCAAGTACGAAACGAATTATCGACAGAGCTACGACTACGAAGACTGGTCGAGGCGCCCGGTGCATTTGTCCAAATACGGAATTCTCGGGCACGACGACACGGGCGCGGAATCGTGGACAACGGAGTCTCGATCTGAATACCA GTCGCCGAGACGTCGGGCCGCTAAGCTCATGGCGCAGGGCCACTGGTGTTACGGGAAAGACATCTACCCGCGGATGATCCACGGGCGTGACGACTTCCTGTTTG CTCACCCCATGGCCATTCATTTGAGTCCAACGCACCGTCAAGAGTACGTTCATGCTCTTGCTTCGCGGCCCCCTCATGAAAGACCGCCACCGGAGTTGCTTCGCGCCAGCGCGATGCCCGACCAGATGCCCAGCAGTTCATCTTGCGCAGATGCATCGAATCCGCAGTGTGCTTATGCGCCTGAACGGCGGGGCGACCCCCAAAGGGGGGCTAGCCAGTACTCCGAGGACTACCGGTCAGCGAGGAGTCGCCCGAATGCGGCTAAAGGCGAGTTCCGCGGGGAaccgcgcgctgcctctcggTACCCAGGCTACCAGGCGACAGGCCCGGATTACTCTGACTTCGTAGGCTACGCgggtctgcctccgcgtgcgaAACTTCGGGAATTTTGA